One part of the Mesorhizobium sp. M4B.F.Ca.ET.058.02.1.1 genome encodes these proteins:
- a CDS encoding OsmC family protein encodes MSELKIRTRATGALAVLQPGGLPVVTTPTGGAVDIVTGASAPGFNPLDLLHASLAACMVLSARIAATRLGVAAQLGEVRAEVGGEKAADEPSRIVRFSIRLDISGDLDTATKQRIIEDAEAICTVSNTLRASPELHTSLG; translated from the coding sequence ATGAGCGAGCTGAAGATCAGAACCCGAGCGACCGGCGCGCTGGCCGTCCTGCAACCCGGCGGCCTGCCGGTTGTCACCACGCCGACCGGCGGCGCGGTCGATATCGTGACCGGCGCGAGCGCGCCGGGCTTCAATCCGCTCGATCTGTTGCACGCCTCGCTCGCCGCCTGCATGGTGCTCAGCGCCCGCATCGCTGCCACGCGCCTTGGGGTCGCCGCGCAGCTTGGCGAGGTGCGCGCCGAGGTCGGCGGCGAGAAGGCGGCGGACGAGCCGTCCCGCATCGTCCGCTTCAGCATCAGGCTCGATATTTCCGGCGATCTCGACACGGCGACCAAGCAGCGCATCATCGAGGATGCCGAGGCGATCTGCACCGTCTCCAACACGCTGCGCGCCTCCCCCGAACTGCACACGTCGCTGGGGTGA